The following coding sequences are from one bacterium window:
- a CDS encoding thioredoxin family protein produces IIVRCFPRDENLDVMDMYLTNGGRAIPKFVVYDSEMKELAQWGARPAGAQAIMLAAKAEGDTVKEYWPKVVAWYQVNHPAETYREWEELFRRLPQ; encoded by the coding sequence TATCATTGTTCGCTGTTTTCCCCGGGACGAAAATCTTGACGTGATGGATATGTACTTAACGAATGGCGGACGAGCGATTCCCAAATTTGTCGTATACGATTCAGAAATGAAGGAATTAGCGCAGTGGGGTGCCCGCCCGGCTGGCGCACAGGCGATAATGCTGGCGGCAAAGGCGGAAGGGGATACGGTAAAAGAATATTGGCCAAAGGTGGTCGCTTGGTATCAAGTGAATCACCCCGCCGAAACCTATCGGGAATGGGAAGAGCTCTTTCGCAGGTTACCGCAATGA